The DNA window CTGCAGAGCACGAACAGCGATGCATCCGTCCATGCcagacacaaacacaacaacTAGCATACATGTATCTGTATATCCTTACCTCTATGTAATAACAGTATTTAATCAATTTTTTATTCGTCACGTGAATCCAGAGCtttgtttattttggaaagaaaaattcgagtagaaagaaaaaaagttgaaataAAACATATTTAGACACTAGGACGATGCGTACCGCCGATACACACGGGAGGATCAGCGTTGTGGAACAGAACTACGGAACACGCACCAGACACACCATGTCCAGGGTTAACCGTGGGGAGCTGGAGAATCTTCTGCGCCAGTTTTATAAAGAATTTTTCGCTCTGAAAGAAGAACACGGCCTTGAAATATTCCCGATCTTCGACACGTTGCCACCAAGAAGGGACTACCCAGACTACTACACCATCATTCGCAGGCCCGTGTCGTTCAATacattgaagaaaagagtGCCCCATTACACAGACCCGCAACTTTTCCTGGACGATGCTTTGCAGATTGCGTGGAATGCCATGGTTTACAACACGCCCGAATCTGATGTTTACAAATGCGCTAGGATTCTGGCGAAACACATTAGGGAGAGCATTTTTCCCAGAATGAGGGAGAAATACCCAAACGTACGGTATACGTATTTGGGGGCTTTGCTTGAACCAGCAGACGAGGCCCTACAGAAGGCTATGGTGGATaaacaagagaaagaggatcaaaaaaatgctgCCGCCGTTGCGAAGGAAATCCCTGTAATTGAGCAGCCTAAACCAGAACAGAAATCGGCTAGGTTTACAACTTCCGCTCAGATGGTATCACCACCGCCAACAAACTCAGAAAAGGGCGACTATTACAAAGACCACACCTCTTCCAAGACCCGTGGACCAAAGGTAATTAGAGAATCGTCGGTGGATGAGTACACCCCAACAAAAGGGAGGCGGTCTAAATCGTCTACTCCATATAATGAGGGGAAACCTCAGCGGGCACACATAAAACGTGGTAGACCACCCGTCATCGACCTTCCGTATCTGCaaagaatgaaaaatatactGAAAGCACTGAAGAAAGAACGTGATGCCAAAAATAAACCACTCACAACTCCCTTTGAAAGACTGCCGGCAGAGTTTGAGAATTCATCCCTGCTTAACATTATCCCCAACGCAGTGAGTCTTGAACAAATCAGGAAAAAGACGAAACTAAGGAAATATAAAGACTTCCAGGGATTCCAGAATGACATGATCAATCTTTTGAACGGTTACAGGATTATCTATAAAAATAATCCCAGTATGATGAGAAGTTTGGCGAAAATGGAGGAGTCGTACGCGAATTTTGCCAGAGTTGAATTGGCAAAACCAGATCGGTTCTTTTTACCGGAAGGTGCGGCTAGGGTCCCTCTCGATGAAGTTGTTTTGGACGGTAAAGTTTATAGAATTGGTGACTGGGTACTGATAAAAAATCCAGACGATGTCAATAAACCGACTATCGGCCAGATCTTCAGACTTTGGAATATGCCCGATGGGAAAAAATGGCTGAATGCCTGCTGGTACTTTAGACCAGAACAAACAGTCCATCGAGTAGACAGACTATTTTACAAAAATGAAGTCATGAAAACAGGCCATTACAGAGACAGTCCGGTTGATGATGTAGTAGGAAAATGCTATGTTATCCATTTTACGAGGTACCAAAGAGGTGACCCCGACGTTAAACCAGAAGGTCCTTTGTTTGTCTGTGAGTTTAGGTATAATGAAGCGGATAAggttttcaacaagattAGAACTTGGAAAGCATGTTTACCTGAAGAATTAAGggatcaagaagaaccGACAGTGGCAGTCTTGAGCAggaaatttttcaagtaCCCGTCACCAATCAGACATTTGCTGCCACCGAATGCTACCGTTCATGACCCGATTCCACAGGCTCAGCGGGGTTCACCCAATACACCTCCCCTCATCGGTGCTGTTTATCTAAGACCACCGGTGGAACGTGACGATCTGGGCGAATATTCCTCGTCACCAGACTGCCCCAAGTATATTATAAGGCCTGGTGATCCACAAGATGAGGAGGGCAAGTTTGATTACGAGACAGGAACCTTGACTATTTTTATTGATCCTAACAACCCACCCATTAGACCTATACATGTACCCGGCAGAAGGGGCCGGCCACCAAACGTGCATCTTGTATCTGAAAGGAGTACACCTGCTAACAACGATCGTACCAACACGTCCGATACATCTGGAGATTCTATGACAGTACAGAGAATGAAACgacttcaacagcaacagtcGGATTTGAAACGTCGACAAGACGCGCGAGGGGAATTGTCTGGGTATGCTGACACAACAGTGGTCGATAATTTGGCGGCAGAGGCCTCCAAAAATCCGATGCTCCCAGTGGTGGTCGATATTCCGAATTCGTATATATTGCCGGTCTCAATAACAAAGAATGTGGAGTTATTGCAACGGGCGGATGCATCGTCtgatcaaagaagaaatacCAACCCCGTTGATAGGTTGTACGGTGATAAACTTATGCGTAAGAAGAGAGGCCCAGGTGATGTGTTGTGGTTCACGGGGCCTAGCATTTACATTGAGGAGAGATTATTGAACTCAGGAAACCCACTGCTGGATTGTTCGTTGAATGATTTTGTCGGGTCAAATAAGAAACCCAAATTGTCATatgatgaacttgaagaggAGGTTGTTGAAAATGTACGATCCACAaggaacaaaaagaaggaacTTTTAGAGGATCAGGCTACTTTCTTTGACGATTTGGATGAGACTGTTGATGATGGGCTACCTGAAGAGAAGGAGCCTACTGATGTTCTTAGATTGCCGGGTACATACGTGTTGGGATTAAGGCCGTCCGCGAAATTCACAGCTTTCAAGCTGCAATCTAAAGAAAGCACTCTATTACCTGAATCTCCTGCTCTGTCGCCCATTGGGTGAACAAAGTCTTGGCATTTTTGAAATCGAGAGTTCACCAAAAGTTACCACTGAGTGATGCAATATGGGAAACGACGAAAAGACGTGATATTCATGATCGCATTATTAGATACCTGTCTCTCCAGTTCAATAAATAAAAGAATACATATTAATGGAGAGACGCCTCATTACGTATCCCTTAACTACTTCGATCTTGTAAACTGTTGTAATTCCCTTGCCTACCCTTTTATTAGTGTTGCCGTATTATAAGTGAGGAGATCATATAAGAGTTCCATTTGTGCATGTTAAAGAAAATAAGCGGATCGTTGGTCAACTCAACTAAGTTTTTCGCTTCCTTTGATTTATTAGCTCGTAGGTAAGGAACTGCAAACTGCGTCAAGCCGTCGATGCCGCCGTTATCCTTCGCGTCGAGTCTCCTCTCGTTCAGTACCTGTGTGTGGGACTGCCGTATGTCGTCgatcattttcttcagtCCACAGTTTATGAAATTCCAGTTATCCGATATGATGTTCATCCCGTTGTAAACATCCTTTGTGTCAATTGTGAGGATGTAACAATATCGCCTCTCGTTCCCTCTGGCGTTTTCATCGTACAGTTTAAACCCTATAATAAGATTCAACCCTCTTGAGTCGTCAAAGAATACGAGCGGTGAGCAATCGTAGATCATGGTCTCCTCAGAGAATGCCTTCCGCGTAATCGAATTAAGTAATTGGTACCGTATAGATGAGTACTGAGTCGAGACAAACGTCCGTCCTTTGATCCGGGACCGCATATTTCGCACAGGTCTTGCGTCCCCCGGTACACCAGATACCTCTGGGAAGTGTAGCAAGCACGACTCACAGTACGAGTCAGTTGGGTAATCCGGCAGAAGCAAATCGTTTTCGGAAGTATTAGGCTCCGCGAGGTAGCATTGCGTCACAAGAACAACCCGAGGTCCATGCTTATCGCAAAAATGTGTCAGCGATAGAAGGATCGGTGGCATGTTCTCCAAGTAATCCCTGATGGTGTACCACTCTCCCTGGAACACACAGGACCCCTTTGCCTTTCACCACAGAGGTGCATCCATCCCGATGATCATATTTTATTATTAATTTGATGATtcaatggaaaaaaataacagTGTAAGAATGTTCATCGGTATAAAAAACTATGATTTGCAGTGACGGTGATGAGCAGCGTTTGAGGTTGGTCCCACAGGTTACGTGTCAGCGGCGATCACGTACGGGGAGACCTGCTAGGATGTGTGCGCGGAAACTCAAGTATTCCTCCGGGGATGATTTGCAACTGTATGCGACCCCGCGAGAAGCGCTCGAGGCTGCAAAGAGGAAGGAATCGGAGGCCGCTCAATTGCAGAGGATACGGAGACAAACGCTagaagagcaagagcaattgaagagggagaagCGGCacctgcagcagcagcagttgcaattgcagcagcaacaacaattgcgacagcaacagcaacagcggGTTTTTACACAGAGAGTCAGTTCTGCACCGGTACCCATGACGCCCAAAGTGAACGGTCGGCCTGTACCGccctcatcatcatcctcgtcgCGAACTCGGATGTCTCCCACTAAGAGTGTAGGTAGTAGCGGGAGCTCACAAAATGGTATGGATCCTCGAGATATCAAAGTAGCGTTGCGGTTGTTCCAGAATCACGACGTGAAGGAGCGGGGTCGGTTAACTGGGGAGGAGTTGCAGAATCTGTTACAGAATGATGACAACAGTCGGTTTTCGATGTCCTCGATTGATTCGCTGATCAATCTGTTCGGTGTGGCAAGGTTTGGGACTGTGAATGCGAACGAGTTCATATCGctttacaagaaactgaaactGTGG is part of the Huiozyma naganishii CBS 8797 chromosome 4, complete genome genome and encodes:
- the PEF1 gene encoding Pef1p (similar to Saccharomyces cerevisiae PEF1 (YGR058W); ancestral locus Anc_4.203) is translated as MCARKLKYSSGDDLQLYATPREALEAAKRKESEAAQLQRIRRQTLEEQEQLKREKRHLQQQQLQLQQQQQLRQQQQQRVFTQRVSSAPVPMTPKVNGRPVPPSSSSSSRTRMSPTKSVGSSGSSQNGMDPRDIKVALRLFQNHDVKERGRLTGEELQNLLQNDDNSRFSMSSIDSLINLFGVARFGTVNANEFISLYKKLKLWRKVYVDNDIDGSFTISVTEYHNCLQELRYLIPLEASEKLFDQYSEFNINGNTNQKELKFDKFVESLTWLMKLTSVFRKFDSKQEGIATIDYKSFIESTLYLGRFLPH
- the RSC1 gene encoding RSC subunit protein RSC1 (similar to Saccharomyces cerevisiae RSC1 (YGR056W) and RSC2 (YLR357W); ancestral locus Anc_4.196) yields the protein MRTADTHGRISVVEQNYGTRTRHTMSRVNRGELENLLRQFYKEFFALKEEHGLEIFPIFDTLPPRRDYPDYYTIIRRPVSFNTLKKRVPHYTDPQLFLDDALQIAWNAMVYNTPESDVYKCARILAKHIRESIFPRMREKYPNVRYTYLGALLEPADEALQKAMVDKQEKEDQKNAAAVAKEIPVIEQPKPEQKSARFTTSAQMVSPPPTNSEKGDYYKDHTSSKTRGPKVIRESSVDEYTPTKGRRSKSSTPYNEGKPQRAHIKRGRPPVIDLPYLQRMKNILKALKKERDAKNKPLTTPFERLPAEFENSSLLNIIPNAVSLEQIRKKTKLRKYKDFQGFQNDMINLLNGYRIIYKNNPSMMRSLAKMEESYANFARVELAKPDRFFLPEGAARVPLDEVVLDGKVYRIGDWVLIKNPDDVNKPTIGQIFRLWNMPDGKKWLNACWYFRPEQTVHRVDRLFYKNEVMKTGHYRDSPVDDVVGKCYVIHFTRYQRGDPDVKPEGPLFVCEFRYNEADKVFNKIRTWKACLPEELRDQEEPTVAVLSRKFFKYPSPIRHLLPPNATVHDPIPQAQRGSPNTPPLIGAVYLRPPVERDDLGEYSSSPDCPKYIIRPGDPQDEEGKFDYETGTLTIFIDPNNPPIRPIHVPGRRGRPPNVHLVSERSTPANNDRTNTSDTSGDSMTVQRMKRLQQQQSDLKRRQDARGELSGYADTTVVDNLAAEASKNPMLPVVVDIPNSYILPVSITKNVELLQRADASSDQRRNTNPVDRLYGDKLMRKKRGPGDVLWFTGPSIYIEERLLNSGNPLLDCSLNDFVGSNKKPKLSYDELEEEVVENVRSTRNKKKELLEDQATFFDDLDETVDDGLPEEKEPTDVLRLPGTYVLGLRPSAKFTAFKLQSKESTLLPESPALSPIG
- the LST7 gene encoding Lst7p (similar to Saccharomyces cerevisiae LST7 (YGR057C); ancestral locus Anc_4.198), translating into MPPILLSLTHFCDKHGPRVVLVTQCYLAEPNTSENDLLLPDYPTDSYCESCLLHFPEVSGVPGDARPVRNMRSRIKGRTFVSTQYSSIRYQLLNSITRKAFSEETMIYDCSPLVFFDDSRGLNLIIGFKLYDENARGNERRYCYILTIDTKDVYNGMNIISDNWNFINCGLKKMIDDIRQSHTQVLNERRLDAKDNGGIDGLTQFAVPYLRANKSKEAKNLVELTNDPLIFFNMHKWNSYMISSLIIRQH